The following proteins are encoded in a genomic region of Hypanus sabinus isolate sHypSab1 chromosome 19, sHypSab1.hap1, whole genome shotgun sequence:
- the LOC132377884 gene encoding uncharacterized protein LOC132377884 isoform X1 encodes MSARSSIKSTPPSDKGSKPTSSKPTQALSGVPSAAMSARSGIKSMAPSDKGSRATSSKSTKAEAAKVRLRYARQEAVLKMKQATREAEIQKEKAAREAEIQKEKAAREAEIQKERAAREAEIQKEKAAREAERATREAEIQKEKAAREAEIQKEKAAREAETQLEMAKISTELQVLQLEREEEAAMAEAEYIEEPEGSHDLTEARSTLERTRQERTSDYVQYQIDRQARLPSPYVFDNFPSYEEPQRVTIASHPYEEENLPSRLRDEVKNERTDNAPSPPQQDGGEGEVHSRTTIVSSNYTEVCGQTQSSRSCSKICLTKVYPKEAQQDITKRKVTDETLGQSVFVQTEHGNKLAQSAQDTISLKTKDTKAFRDEANNGVTPLPFREPRQRSPVNKEQAVKRFTSLRKTQKRKPEMQQRTRLAHEVLCTLMAEVTAIINAQSFLPESSDPENPFILSPSMLLTQKAGAPPPPGDFSDKDLYKKQWRQVQALANQFWPRWRQKYLPLLQQRQKWTEPRRNLQVGDLVLLRDKQIARNSWPTARITATFPSGDGHVRKIELKTTDQGDVKIYQRPVTEVILLLPND; translated from the coding sequence atgtcagctcgatccagcatcaagtcgacgccgcccagcgacaagggcagtaaaccgacatcaagtaagcccacccaggcgttatcaggtgttccaagtgctgcaatgtcagctcgatccgggatcaagtcgatggcgcccagcgacaagggcagtagagcgacatcaagtaagtccaccaaggcagaagccgccaaggtgcgactgcgttacgccagacaagaagcagttttgaaaatgaaacaggccaccagagaagccgaaatccagaaagaaaaggccgccagagaagccgaaatccagaaagaaaaggctgccagagaagccgaaatccagaaagaaagggccgccagagaagccgaaatccagaaagaaaaggctgccagagaagccgaaagggccaccagagaagccgaaatccagaaagaaaaggctgccagagaagccgaaatccagaaagaaaaggctgccagagaagccgaaacccagttggaaatggcaaaaatatcgacagagttgcaagtgctgcagctagaaagagaagaagaagctgccatggcggaagcagagtacatagaagaacctGAAGGGTCGCATGATCTGACtgaagcaagatctactttagaaaggaccagacaggaacgcacaagcgactatgtacaatatcaaatagacaggcaggctcgtctcccctctccatatgtatttgataacttccccagctacgaggaacctcagagagtcacgattgcatcacatccatacgaggaagaaaatttaccctcgcggctccgtgatgaagtcaagaatgaaaggaccgacaacgctccttcacccccacaacaggacggcggggagggagaggttcactccaggacaacaattgtcagctcgaactatacagaagtttgcggtcaaactcagtcaagccgttcttgttccaagatctgcctcactaaggtgtaccctaaagaagcacaacaagacattaccaagcgtaaagtaaccgacgagacgctaggtcagtcagttttcgttcaaaccgagcacggaaacaaacttgcacaatcagctcaagataccatttctttaaaaaccaaagacaccaaggccttcagagatgaagcaaataatggggttaccccattgcctttcagagaaccacgccagcgctcaccagttaacaaagagcaggcagtcaaacggttcacgtccttacggaaaacccagaaaaggaaacctgagatgcagcaacgcacccgattggcccacgaggtactgtgcaccctaatggcagaggtcacagccattataaacgcacaatcattcctacctgagtcttctgacccagaaaaccccttcatcctttcgccatcaatgctccttacgcagaaggcaggagcacctcctccaccaggagacttctcagacaaggatttgtacaaaaagcaatggagacaagtccaggctctggcaaatcagttctggcctcgctggagacaaaaatatctacctttgttgcaacagagacaaaagtggacagaaccccgcaggaatcttcaagttggagacttagtcctgctcagggacaagcaaatcgcccgcaacagctggccaacggccagaatcactgctacattccctagtggggatggacatgtcaggaagatcgaattgaagactaccgaccaaggcgatgtgaaaatttaccaaaggccagttacagaagttattctacttctacccaatgactga
- the LOC132377884 gene encoding uncharacterized protein LOC132377884 isoform X2, which translates to MSARSSIKSTPPSDKGSKPTSSKPTQALSGVPSAAMSARSGIKSMAPSDKGSRATSSKSTKAEAAKVRLRYARQEAVLKMKQATREAEIQKEKAAREAEIQKEKAAREAEIQKERAAREAEIQKEKAAREAERATREAEIQKEKAAREAETQLEMAKISTELQVLQLEREEEAAMAEAEYIEEPEGSHDLTEARSTLERTRQERTSDYVQYQIDRQARLPSPYVFDNFPSYEEPQRVTIASHPYEEENLPSRLRDEVKNERTDNAPSPPQQDGGEGEVHSRTTIVSSNYTEVCGQTQSSRSCSKICLTKVYPKEAQQDITKRKVTDETLGQSVFVQTEHGNKLAQSAQDTISLKTKDTKAFRDEANNGVTPLPFREPRQRSPVNKEQAVKRFTSLRKTQKRKPEMQQRTRLAHEVLCTLMAEVTAIINAQSFLPESSDPENPFILSPSMLLTQKAGAPPPPGDFSDKDLYKKQWRQVQALANQFWPRWRQKYLPLLQQRQKWTEPRRNLQVGDLVLLRDKQIARNSWPTARITATFPSGDGHVRKIELKTTDQGDVKIYQRPVTEVILLLPND; encoded by the exons atgtcagctcgatccagcatcaagtcgacgccgcccagcgacaagggcagtaaaccgacatcaagtaagcccacccaggcgttatcaggtgttccaagtgctgcaatgtcagctcgatccgggatcaagtcgatggcgcccagcgacaagggcagtagagcgacatcaagtaagtccaccaaggcagaagccgccaaggtgcgactgcgttacgccagacaagaagcagttttgaaaatgaaacaggccaccagagaagccgaaatccagaaagaaaaggccgccagagaagccgaaatccagaaagaaaaggctgccagagaagccgaaatccagaaagaaagggccgccagagaagccgaaatccagaaagaaaaggctgccagagaagccgaaagggccaccagagaagccgaaatccagaaagaaaag gctgccagagaagccgaaacccagttggaaatggcaaaaatatcgacagagttgcaagtgctgcagctagaaagagaagaagaagctgccatggcggaagcagagtacatagaagaacctGAAGGGTCGCATGATCTGACtgaagcaagatctactttagaaaggaccagacaggaacgcacaagcgactatgtacaatatcaaatagacaggcaggctcgtctcccctctccatatgtatttgataacttccccagctacgaggaacctcagagagtcacgattgcatcacatccatacgaggaagaaaatttaccctcgcggctccgtgatgaagtcaagaatgaaaggaccgacaacgctccttcacccccacaacaggacggcggggagggagaggttcactccaggacaacaattgtcagctcgaactatacagaagtttgcggtcaaactcagtcaagccgttcttgttccaagatctgcctcactaaggtgtaccctaaagaagcacaacaagacattaccaagcgtaaagtaaccgacgagacgctaggtcagtcagttttcgttcaaaccgagcacggaaacaaacttgcacaatcagctcaagataccatttctttaaaaaccaaagacaccaaggccttcagagatgaagcaaataatggggttaccccattgcctttcagagaaccacgccagcgctcaccagttaacaaagagcaggcagtcaaacggttcacgtccttacggaaaacccagaaaaggaaacctgagatgcagcaacgcacccgattggcccacgaggtactgtgcaccctaatggcagaggtcacagccattataaacgcacaatcattcctacctgagtcttctgacccagaaaaccccttcatcctttcgccatcaatgctccttacgcagaaggcaggagcacctcctccaccaggagacttctcagacaaggatttgtacaaaaagcaatggagacaagtccaggctctggcaaatcagttctggcctcgctggagacaaaaatatctacctttgttgcaacagagacaaaagtggacagaaccccgcaggaatcttcaagttggagacttagtcctgctcagggacaagcaaatcgcccgcaacagctggccaacggccagaatcactgctacattccctagtggggatggacatgtcaggaagatcgaattgaagactaccgaccaaggcgatgtgaaaatttaccaaaggccagttacagaagttattctacttctacccaatgactga